In the Parashewanella tropica genome, TTGAATCTAAAAACGGGTTACCTGTTGTTTGGCCTACAGAACTCATACCTCACTCCTTTCAATCACAGAGCTATTTCCCCATGCGTAGTGTTTGTTGAAGCAAGTTCTTTGCCACATCTGCAACTTGTGTGTTCATTTGATAAGTTCTCGACGCTGAAATCATGTCAGCCATCTCTTCCATCACGTTCACATTCGGCTTATAAATGAAGCCATCAGTGTCTGCCATGGGGTGATCTGGAGAGAACTCTTTAATGAGAGGCTTGTCGCTTTCGACAATACCCTTTACCGCCACTTTCATAGACGAGGGCTGATTTTGAGCTTGAGAAGCGGATGCCTTTGTCATTTCAGCCGCAAACACTGGATGTCTTGCACGATAGGTTTCATCAACACTACTTGAAACCGCATCCGCATTGGCAATGTTACTTGCTGTCGTATTCAGGCGTACCGATTGCGCTGACATGCCAGAGCCTGACACCTCAAAAATATTGAATAAGCTCATGATTATTCGCCTCTAATTGCCTTTTTTAGTCCCATAAATTTGCTTTCGAGAAAGCCCAAAGACATTTGATATTCCAAGGCGTTTTCCATGAATGCCGCTTGCTCTTGCTGCATATCGACAGTGTTACCATCTCCCGTATCCGGTTGATCAGGCACACGATATTTGGTTTGAGATTGCAAACTGCTTTGAAGAGAAAAGTGGTTTTGATGTGTTGCCCCAAGCCCAACGCCACGTTGTTTAGACGAGGCTTGTTTTAATGCCTGCGAAAAATCAACATCTTGGGCTTTATAGTTTGGGGTATCTGCATTTGCGATATTACTCGACAATACCTCAGCACGTTTAGCGCGTATGCCTAACGTGTGTTGATGTATGCCGAGAGCTTTATCAAAACTGAGCGCCATAAAATTGCCTTTTAACTGTAATTAACAGCTAAAAAGCAATTGCTATGCCAAAAAAAGAAAAGGGTAGTTAAGACTTCTTGCGGTAAAAAATTCCAGGGCTACAACGGATCATTTCAAAATCATCACACAGCCCAGTGATAGACTCAGATGCGCCTAAAAACAGTACACCATTAGGATTTAAGGCGGCAGCGAATTGCCGCAAGATTTTAGACTTTGCCGCAGGCGAAAAATAGATCAACACATTACGACAAAAAATGACATCAAATTTACCTAATAAACTATAACTTTCTAACAGGTTATGATTTCGAAAGCTGACTAAATCACGAACATCAGCTTTTACTCGCATACCTGATTGGTCATTACTTTCAAAAAACTGACGTTTGCGGCTTTCAGATAAACCACGAGCTAAGGCTAATGCGTCATATTCACCCATACTGCTTTTTTCGAGCATTGAAGGAGAAAGATCTGTCCCTAATATTGAAATCCCGCGTTTGAAAGCTAAGGGATTCTTTTGCTGATATTCTAGCGCAGTCATCGCTATCGAATATGGCTCTTGACCCGATGAACAAGCAGCCGACCATATTTTTAGTGGGCGATTTTGTTCAGCATACTCTGGAAAGACGGTTTTTGTTAGCAGTTCAAATGGGTAAGAGTCTCTAAACCACAAAGTTTCATTGGTGGTCATAGCATCAATAACATCCAACCTTAATTGACGCATACTGCCATCAATCGCTTTTTGAGCTACCTCTGTTATATCATTAAGTTTATATAGTGCCACCAAAGGAGATAGGCGACTACGCACTAAATACTGCTTACTGTCACCTAAAACAATACCACTGTGTTGCTCTAAAAAAGTGGTAAATCTTTTGTATTCGTCTTGCGATAATTGGTTTTGCGGCACTCTATTCTTCCCACGAAAGTCGATCTAGTTTTTATTCTTACAGCGATGCTATCTTAGCATTCACAACCGCTGATTATTGCTTTATTAAACAGCGTCTGCTCTCGTCCGATGAGATATAAAGTTGTTCCAATTTATTGTAAAAAATAATCACCTAAAGGTTTAAATGATTGTTTACAGTAGACGCTAAATCATCAGGATTAAACTTAGCGATAAAGTCATCAGCCCCGACTTTTTCGACCATTGCCTGATTAAATACGCCACTAAGTGAAGTATGAAGCACGACTTTTATGTTGCTTAGCTTAGGATCATCCCTAATTTCAGCCGTTAGCGTATACCCATCCATTTCCGGCATTTCAATATCTGAAATGATCAATGGCAACCGTGCCGAAACATTAGTGCAATCTTGAGCTAAGCCCTTTAAAAAATCTAAAGCTTGCTGGCCATTATTGGCGGTCTGAATATTCAAGTTTAAGGCACTCAACGCACGAACAACTTGTTTGCGTGCCACAGATGAATCATCCACAACCAGTATTTGAAAGTCTTCATTACTCTCTTTACCTAATTGTGTTTCAACTTCATTACTCAAACTCGTTTTAACAGGGGATATTTCATCGAGGATTTTTTCTACATCCAAAATCTCAATTAATTCATTCTCAAGTTCTGCCACTGCCGTCAAATACGAGCTTTTACCCGCCCCTTTTGGCGGCGGCATAATATCACCCCAGTTCAAATTAATAATGCGCTCTACCGAGTTCACTAAAAAACCCTGTGTACTTCTATTGTACTCAGAGATAATGACAAAGCTTTTACTGAGATCTGAAACTGGTCGACCACCTGTAGCCGCACTTAAATCAATAACAGAAATCGTTTGACCACGAATATGAGCAACCCCACGCACATGAGGGTTTAACTTAGGCAAGACAGTTAATGGTGGACACTGAAGCACTTCTTTTACTTTGAAAACGTTGATCCCATACCTTTGATTACCATCAAATCTGAATAATAATAATTCAAGGCGGTTTTGACCAACCAATTGTGTCCGCTTATTTACGGATTCTAAAACCCCAGCCATAATCTTGCCTTCATAAACTTAAAAAGCGCCATAATGGCGGGTATACTAACAGCAATTTTAACGCTCGGGCATAGCCATTGCTTAATATTTTACATAATTTTAAATTTACCTATCTTTTGTCAATTTTTTGACTAAAGATGTAAAAAAATCATATATATCGGATGACTCATTTTGCGCTTTTCTATTGCTCTTGATTTCTCTATATTTTTTGCTCTCCTGCTTCCATTTAGTGTTTCAGCTCAGCCATATACTCCTGACTTAGGATCTATTGAATCATTAGCCGTTGAAACGGTTCGCTCTAAAATTCAAGTCCCTTCTGATGCAGAATTAACCATCAAAGCACAAGGGCTAGATAATAGATTCAAGCTCCCCTCTTGTGTTGCTCCTATGCAAGCCAAGATCAGCAACAACCGAGTGAAGGCATTAACCACTGTAAAACTTAGCTGTAAGCAAGCTAATCAAGCCCTGTGGCAATCATTTGTGTCTGTAAAAGTCAGTATTTATTATCGTGTTGCAGTAGCCAATCGTATTTTATCTACTGGCCAAGTCATTACAGCAGATGATGTCATTATGAAATCAATTGATGAAAGACGATTAAGAGGCGCCATGTTTGACCAACTCAATGCGCTGGTGGGGACACGGCTAAAACGTCGTATAGGAAAAGGCAATGTGATTTATCAACAAAACGTTTGTTACGTTTGTAAAGGCGATATCGTATCCATTTTTGCCAA is a window encoding:
- the flgC gene encoding flagellar basal body rod protein FlgC — encoded protein: MSLFNIFEVSGSGMSAQSVRLNTTASNIANADAVSSSVDETYRARHPVFAAEMTKASASQAQNQPSSMKVAVKGIVESDKPLIKEFSPDHPMADTDGFIYKPNVNVMEEMADMISASRTYQMNTQVADVAKNLLQQTLRMGK
- a CDS encoding CheR family methyltransferase, translating into MPQNQLSQDEYKRFTTFLEQHSGIVLGDSKQYLVRSRLSPLVALYKLNDITEVAQKAIDGSMRQLRLDVIDAMTTNETLWFRDSYPFELLTKTVFPEYAEQNRPLKIWSAACSSGQEPYSIAMTALEYQQKNPLAFKRGISILGTDLSPSMLEKSSMGEYDALALARGLSESRKRQFFESNDQSGMRVKADVRDLVSFRNHNLLESYSLLGKFDVIFCRNVLIYFSPAAKSKILRQFAAALNPNGVLFLGASESITGLCDDFEMIRCSPGIFYRKKS
- a CDS encoding chemotaxis protein CheV; amino-acid sequence: MAGVLESVNKRTQLVGQNRLELLLFRFDGNQRYGINVFKVKEVLQCPPLTVLPKLNPHVRGVAHIRGQTISVIDLSAATGGRPVSDLSKSFVIISEYNRSTQGFLVNSVERIINLNWGDIMPPPKGAGKSSYLTAVAELENELIEILDVEKILDEISPVKTSLSNEVETQLGKESNEDFQILVVDDSSVARKQVVRALSALNLNIQTANNGQQALDFLKGLAQDCTNVSARLPLIISDIEMPEMDGYTLTAEIRDDPKLSNIKVVLHTSLSGVFNQAMVEKVGADDFIAKFNPDDLASTVNNHLNL
- the flgB gene encoding flagellar basal body rod protein FlgB; this encodes MALSFDKALGIHQHTLGIRAKRAEVLSSNIANADTPNYKAQDVDFSQALKQASSKQRGVGLGATHQNHFSLQSSLQSQTKYRVPDQPDTGDGNTVDMQQEQAAFMENALEYQMSLGFLESKFMGLKKAIRGE
- the flgA gene encoding flagellar basal body P-ring formation chaperone FlgA yields the protein MRFSIALDFSIFFALLLPFSVSAQPYTPDLGSIESLAVETVRSKIQVPSDAELTIKAQGLDNRFKLPSCVAPMQAKISNNRVKALTTVKLSCKQANQALWQSFVSVKVSIYYRVAVANRILSTGQVITADDVIMKSIDERRLRGAMFDQLNALVGTRLKRRIGKGNVIYQQNVCYVCKGDIVSIFAKSANLQIKTVGMALNDGNPNDKIRVRNSKSNKIIEVNVIGVGEVEVKM